The sequence ATCACTAAACTACACTTTACTGCTTTTCTTGCACTTCTCAGTAGATGCtgactgcatttcgttgtcccAGTGCTTGTTCTAATctagttgaatctaatctaaaTGATAAGGATGTCAGGTGTGACTCACTTTGTCTTGTAGAGGTGCATGATACCGTGGACGATCTCCACTGACGGGTTGCCGCTGAAGAAGGAGATCTGGTCTGGCAGCTGTTTGGAGGGGGAGTCAGGAGTGGCCTCCGTAGCCTTAGTGTCCTCAGAACCCTCCGGACTCTCTGCTTCAGCCTGAGCAGCCTTAGCTTCACTGTCCTGCTCCGCCGCACCACTGgagtcttctcctcctcctttaTCTGGTGATGATTCGGTGGTTTGCAAACATTAtttcatgttttaaaaaaaggtaaaGCTGCTGTTTATCTATATGTCAATGCTTTCTGACGTATCTAACCTGCCCGTAGCTCTCAGCTTAGAGCCCTACTTAAGATAACTTCAAAAACACCTCacaaatatatatgtttatttGAATACTATAGGGCTCTTTGTTGTCGTTTTTAGTAAGGCTTTGCTTTATTGAAAGATATTCAATTTACAGTGCAAATGCAATATGTATTACACATTAAACATTTGTACGTGAGaaaatagatttaaaaaaaaaagaaaaaatatacaTGTGAACAGAACAGATACACTAGCAAATGTACTTCAAAGTCTATTATATTTAGATTTTGACAACAATGGAGCTCTATGGGACAGAGAAAGAAGGTATATAGGGCTTTGATACACAGGTAATAGAAAGAATAGTTTAAGACAGACTCTAATCCGATAATGTACTATGACTGGAACCAGCTAGATGTTATGATTAAGAGAACTCTGCTTACCTTGACTGGGTTCAAATGTTTCTATAACCATGTCCCCCATGGCTCTGCTGCCGATGTGCTGGTGCAGTACAGCGGCTCTTTCCAGATCCGTCTTTCCACTCAGAGTGTGTTTGGCTACACCTAAGGCTTTCTCCTGCAGCTCCTTCTCTGACATGCCTTCTGTTGAAGATAAGAGAAACAGGACAGGGTTACTGTGAGCTCTAATAGAACAACGAGAACACTGAGTGTCTCAATATTCATCATTCAAACTATTACTGGTgtttgtgttaaaatatgtatttagatatTTTAGGGAAGCACTTGTACTTTGAGTAACTGATTGATTTCTTTACTTTCCATGCCCATTTCATTCGTCAGTTGATCAAACAATACAATATTATGGACAGCAAAAGATTGAAAAATGGTCATCTGAAAAGTATCTAAAGCCTTCTTGACCATTGAAAGAACAATATTTCCCTGTGAAATGTAGTGAAGTCAAAGTATGATGTAGCTAGCAGTTGATAAAAGGATATTCAGCCTCTTtgttgtctctctctcttgtcaCTGCTTGTTAGCTTCCTGGCTAACTTGACACAAAAACAATGACTTCAACGTTTAGCTATGTTATCAGTCACTTTACTCACCAGCTGAGTACTGGAAACCTTGTGGAGAAGGAGACTGGTCGGCTATTTCCAGACGGATTACTACCATAGACACACTCATGTGTAATAAATAATTGGCCCCTTTTACAAAGAACAATAACAAACCGGTGACAGCTCGCAAGCGAAACCTGCTACACGTCCAGCTAGCTAGATGACTGTCAAGCTAATTAGCTAACAGCTAAACACAAAGCCGTTTATATGCAGTTAAAACAAAACGTCTTTAAGTCAAGTCAAAACATTACGTTAGTTATACTGCCTTTGCCTTCGCCGAACGCAAACATTACATTAGTTGTATTAGCTCATACGCAGTAGCTGTCTAAAGACCTCAGCTAGCTTCTCTTTCTGTTTATGCACAGCTGGTAACATGCTGCTCTCCTTCGTGTATCAAATAAAACCAGCCGTAATGTGTTGCTGCCTCCTGCAGGGACTCAGTGTGTACTTCACCTGTACAGTGTACATTGCTAATGTGTCGTTTATTTtcaaaatatgatttttttttaatttaagttTCCAATTGTGTATATACAATTTCAATTCACATCAAAATTTAGATTGGTAAAGTTCACACCAAAGAAACAAATACAAAGAGATGAAGACAGTGGACAAGCAATTTCTCACAttaactttttttaattaaaaaagctTTGACATTCCAGTGTTTCTGTTTTCCATTTTCTAACAAAAGAGGGTGGTGAGATGACACTCCGGATTGTCAACCATTTTTCAGAACCTCATCAACAACATGTAGTCCGATTACAAACATCTTCTCTCAAGTTGCGGATCCATTCAAACACATGGGGCTCGAgtgtaaaagaaaaaaagccATTTACTAGCAGGCGTGTTTGGATTGAATTTGGATACAAGACTGGGAAACGGGAAGGGGAGGATTCAACATGTACTCACTCTATCACATCACTCTGCCAAAGTCTTAATAAAGTACTAAAACAAATCCAACTGCACGCTGCCTGCAGTCCACCGTCAGTGCTCCTGGGTTATATTTGTAAACTATGTCTCTCTTTATCTCCCATTGGTTAATAATATTAGCAGAAGATGCTTATTTTTCTGAGAAGATGCTGAAGCTGATGTAATGGTTTTTTGGGGGAAAGGTGTTGGGTGTCTTAAACAGGAATGACAACAAATGTTAACACAAGAGAAATCTTAGTATCTACTgcagctgatttaaaaaaaacacaccaaaGTCCTTTCACACTTCACCCGAAAAAAAGGCTGCCTTAACTTTATATTTACAATTAGGTCCAATATGTGTCACAAACACATCCGTCTGCATGTATGCAAGTTATGACAGTATGACAATTATACTGTTTTACAGAGCTGCAACTTGACTGAATATTACTATCTGTATTTTCCGATGTGGACAAAGTCCTCTTAATGTTCAGGGCTGGATCACACTCAGCACACACTGAATGCCAGAAACATGCATTCTAGCTAATTATATTCATTTCTGCACTTTTCACTAAATCATGGATATCCATGAAGAGGTTGTACATATGTAACTTCTAGTGGTTGCATTTAGCTAGATATGCCATGCCTGCAGTGATACATCCTGGATGATGAGAATCATAAAGTGACCAATATTCATATAAAGATAAATGCATGTGGACTCTTCTGTAATATTAACCAGACCAGTCTAAAAGGAGTGTGATTTTTTTTGTGCTGGAACAACCCAATTCCAAAGTAGACATGTTTAAAAGCACAACTTCTACTggtattacaaaaataaaaaatcaacaaTAGTAGGCAGACAATTgaggcttttaaaaaatgtaatttaactcATCCCACCATTTCTCTTTataatactgtaactacagaGGTGGTTCCACTTAAAAGAAACACACAaagcaaaaagaaagaaagaaaaaacatattttgaatGGGAAACTTCCGTCTGTAGGTAACCAGGTGTCCATATTTCAATAATGCGCGACAGTTCAATGCAACATTGTGCCTGCTAGttcatgatggagagaaacgGATGGGAAAGCAGCCGATTGAAGTAACTTTCCTCCATAGTGTCCGTGTGTGTTTCTTTGATTGTTCTCACCAGAAAAGGGAAACATAACTGACAAACCGAGACAATAGTGGTTTATTGTGTCTTATATTCTCATTTAGTCAAGGAGGGTTGTGGTAGTTGCTCTTCACTATGTACAATAATTAATGAGATTATTTAATCTAAAACGACTTATTTATCCTAATTTGCTCTACgtttgttaaaaaaaaggtGTCCTTTTTTCCTCGTGTTCACTTATAATTGCTGTATAAATTACAAGCGAGTGTGCTATAAGAGTTGCAAATGCCCCAGAGATGTGTGCGTTGAAGAAATGGAAAAGTAAAATCCAGATTGAGAGTTCACAAACGATGAGTGGAGAAATATGCGAGGAGAGGAAGGAGGTCAGAGACGACTGTGTGCTCGGGCGGGTTGTGGGACTCCTATGTTAGCTGGTGAGACGGTGGTGTTGGGGGGTtatgagggagggagggggtggGGGGTAAAGTCTTCTTTCTCTGGGTGTGTGTGAAGGTGTTCAGATCTTGAGGTTCTTAATAGTTTCCACTCTCTTCTTGAGCAGATCTCCCACTTCCTGTAGCGAGCGCAGGTAACTGCTCTGCACCTTGTCCATAGCAGCCTTCGCAAATGACACTTCCTCCTGAAACACAAACATTGAGGGTATATCAGAGCGCCATCAGCTCATTGTGGACTACGTAACATTTCTTTCATTTAAGCAAGGTCATCGGCTGATCATGCTTTCATGTCCAATGTCCTTTCAAGTTGGCCAAGGGGCCAAAAACATCAAGATCAAAGATGTTCCTTGTTGATCATTATCATTTATCTGCAGCTTCTGCACACATTTTATTCTGGTATAGACTCTTAAAAAGGTCcgctattatactgtttttcatcaatatattataagtCTCAGCTATATACATgtatctgaagtgtttggctccaaataccaaacagatctttgcagcatcccataatcccctctgtttcagccctgtttccaaagtgctgattctctgtctgttactttagatcaaaataaggagcccctccccacgcccctctgagagacatttagttaaaaagaacacaatagccgcgttcacaccgcagtacttttcccactttagttccgaaatgtcgcgttcacaccaaaaagagctggaactaaaatgagttaatgagaaccttttcacccccttttccgtccctgctagagagcagggactttcatgggagaaaaaggttcctatgtctgattggctgggcggattgcaaaccacgccccgtaaaactcccaaaaagttttgtgaagcagccagtccccaactccggggacttccggccggggactttgggcggcagtatacgccgtgaagtggtttgcggcctgccagtaaacccaaagcagaagaagaagaagtcacgtcagcggcttcatttacctaatccacccccagggaacttattgcggtgtgaacgcgatctgtacttagttcatgcgaactaaagagttcacatgaactaagttcgcatgaacctttgtgggaaaagtactgcggtgtgaatgctctaggaggagattcaggtgataaggtgggggtgggttaccttggttgctgattggctaatagttacacaagacaaaaaaatcgttatgacatcacaaagtggctaaaaggtttttatagaaatggatcaggacaaaaagagagaatctttttcctgaaactttcagaatctctttccacatgtttatgcataaaacacatgaacaagtggattttgcataataggtgacattAAATATTATCAAGCACCGGACTCACAGGTTACATAAtcccttcatttttttttaaatatagaaaaGTCCATTTAACAAACTGGACAGTGTCTTCCAAACCCTGACCCTTTattacattaaaacagaatgaAAATATATTGTTGTTTGAATTGAAAACACTCTCACGAGTCTCTTTTCCAAGTAGATTTTATTAAATCCTGAATTGGGAAATTCTTGAGTTACAGAACCCGCAGGTTATAAAGGCATTGTACAACTAGCTAAAGGAGACGAATGAATCTCAATGTTTGTGGAACTGCCCATTTGTATCGGTAAAggcttgtttaaaaaaaaaaaagtgtaatgGTGTTTATTGAAATCAAGAGAGAAGGAAAAAATAAACCTTGGTGTCTGCTCTCTCACCTCTGTGGGTCCTTCCAAGCTTAAACCGGACAGTTTAATGGCCGTGATTTCAGTCTCTTGGTTCTTTATATAGTCCAACGCCTGAGTGATCAGCTCCTGCACGCTTCCTGTCAGCACCTGGAACCCACACACCACCGCCGgctgcaacacacacaaatcATCAGCTTAGAATCACTTTTAAAGTCAACTACAGGATAATGAGTTACTAACATATTAGTTAATGAGGAAGATGTCAAGGTGAACCTGTACCAGAGCAGTGCTTGTatcctttttcttcttctttttcttctgtaGACTAGTCTTGAGCGGTCGGAGAATCTTGGCACAGTGACTAGCCATCCACAGGACTATGCACACCGTCTGTACAAAAAATGAACATGTTGAAAAATGAAATGCATCAGATCCAGTAGAAAGCCGGTAGgaaaagtgtggaagaaaagatGTCTCACCTCAACAAAGAAGATAAGGTTTTCTAATAAGGAGGGTTGCGTTTTCAATTTGCTGTCTTTCATTTCCAATACATCCCCTTTGCATTTATTCAGTATTTCTGTGCGAAGAAAGAAGAATGAAGCACAACGGACAAATAATACACCGTTGCAATTTATTTAGCTGAAAACGTAGAAATCCAGCTGCTAACTCACCTTGAAGTTGAACTACTAATGATTTGAAACCATTACAGATCTGGGTTTGAAGTTCTGACGACTCATCTAAGAGAGGAAAAATGAATAAATGGGGTTGTGAGAATGAAAGCATTAACCCAGCATTGATCTGCGTGATGTTACTGCCATCTCTTCTTACCAAGTCCAGCAGTCTCCAGGTCCTGCAGGTGGACAGACAGCTGGAGCGCTGCAGCCTGGCACTGACAACTCCCAGTGGACAGAGCTGCGGCCAGGCGGGTGGAGGGGGGGCCCAGGAATGGATACTGCAGTACAACAAGGCATCATTACAGCAATGAACTCACACAACTCTTACATTATGTAACCCAAATGTACTGCAAAGAGGTTCATTCTTCCACAACAAAAAGGTTGATAATGCAGAGATGTTCATTTACGGACACATGTAACTTGAATTGTGCTCCGAGGTAGGATAAAGTTTTAAAAAGAAATGGAACAAAGATAAGAATGGTTTAAGCCACCAGGACAGCGAATAGAAGAGGGCAGCCGATATCTTCATGTTGGTGGATAAATAACGATAAAGAAATGGCTTGTAATCTATTACTACCTAGTGTTCTAGCCTGTGCCCTGCTGCCACTGAGCAAGCTATCTGTCCTGATGTTTGTGGTACTCTTAAGATTCTTAACATTTTCTTTACTAATTTCAAAGTTGGTCAAATCAATGTAAACGTGATAAACACAACAGTTGTCTTACATGATACGTTTTACCTCTCCCTCTTTTTTCAGTTCCttatatttcgcttaatattatTGGCAATGTACGTATGAGACAGATTTAAGGCTGTTGTTATGAGAATCAGAGGGATTTCTTTGCTTCACCTCTCACGTACCTGTGTGGGTTTCTCTGCTATCTGAGCGGCTGTCTGCAGGGTCTGGTTGAGCTGAGACAGCAGGCTGCTGAGGATCGAGCCCTTGTCTCCCACTCCGTTTTCGTTGACCTTCTCTGAGTTTTGTTGCGATGGCGTGTGTCCCAGATCGGCCAAGGAGGCGAGGATGCGAAGTGTTAGAGAGCGCAACCTGAGCCACACTGACTCTTCCTCTAGAGAGCGACGCCGGTGCTCCTCAGTTAACATTCTGTGGAGGGAACGAGGAACACGGGTTGAAACGATGAGGAAAATGTTTTGTTGAGGACCTTTATTccacaataaataaaaaaggcaaaacaaaacatgtacaaATGTCAATGTAATGTGATATGGAGAGTGGACATGTTAATAAATCAATGTGGTCTTATTCAACAATCTATCTTCATCTGTGGTATTGCACATTGTTTGCTTAGGACTTAAATACATCTTTGCTTCCAAAGAATTAAGACACTTGCAAACAGTAAGAAACTAACCCATTGCCATTTAGCTTGGCTTCCATAGACTTACCCCAAAGATCCCGCATGGAGCAAAGCAGACTTTGCAGAAGAACGTGTAAATATGGCTTAACATCCTGATAAAGACAGGTAAACAATGCCTTTTCTGCTAACTTTGCAACTACAAAAGAGTCAGACTATACCTAAAACTAAATTGGTACAATTCATTTAGATACTTCTTATTTTCTCCCAAAAATGTAGACATTAACATACCTGTCTTTAGGGTCCCAGCTGGTGAAAACGGTAAGGTCTCTGTTGTCCCTCATGGTGTCCCAGGGGATATCATCCTCCTCTGGAGACAAAGACATGGCCTTCACACTCTCCTCCAGACTCAACACACTGGAAGACAAGACAACAATCGAAATGAAGAAATTTCCTGCACAAGTCGCTGTAACTCAGTGCTTGAGGTTCCAATATATTCTCACATATCGGCCTCTAGGAACAGATCCAGCAGCATCCTCTCAGTGCGACACTGGGCGAAGTGCAGCGATTGGTTCAACCTGTTCCTGAGAGCGATGAACTCTGGGATTTTCTCGAACGCTCCGTATTTATACGCCTGGATGATATACTCTGAGGTCTGGAAGAAAGAAAGAGGGAAGGAGAGATaaagaaaagacaaaaaagGTATAAGAAAACATGTACCCCAGCTTTAAAAGAGTCAGAAATCACAAACAGGGGTGGACTTACATCTTTCTGGTTCGAGTGGAAAAACCTGAGGGAGAAATTACAGGTCTGGGAGGCTGCAGCAAACTGACCCAATGACTCAGCATAACGTGTTAACAGAAACCTGGAAGAGAGAACAAGAAAATACATTGTTGTGCTCAAATCTCTGGCTAAATCATCAAACATGACAGAAAGCTGGCCGAAAATGGTTCTTTTAGCACTGAAGTCAAATCATGTTTATATCACCTTTCTCCTTTTTATATCATTATCTAGCACTCCTAACTGTCAAAAAGAAACTAACAGGTAAGTGTGTATAACTCTTTGTCATCCTTtccccccttgataaatacaagcagagatgcagttcagggtttccgttagccggtaattaccggtttttagctggtaaaatttataaaaaaccggtaaattcaaaacctgacggtcaaaatgtctggtaataattagggaggctccgatcgatcggccgccggtcattatcggccgatattcactcttaatagtttgatcggtgctctctataaaggccgatcaggagagctggatctgatcgatatggacataaacgcgagtgaagtgtaaccggagcgagagagagatcagatcagctgctgagtctgaccgagacacgcagctctgcataatcacctgaagccccgccctctgtttagcgcgctgcaggagctgcttaagaaactgacgggctgtcaggagagagagggagggagaggggaaaagagaggctccgtttctcccgtgttattattcaaagttgatgtaaagtTCTGAATAAtttacgttatctactacaagtagtttgtttgaatgtaataattatgttgtttgtggaatcatttattgaaaaattaatctgaatttttttcgatctgttacgattataaactgaagcaatatcaaaatgagccccgtgaactgagttttaaacatcagcatatctgctcatagtccggtaattacctgttaacggaaactctgctacacaactattattattattattgaaatatgaccggtaagtttcaaatttgtccggtaaaataaaatctgcccggacatttgaccgtcgagaaaaaatcctagcggaaaccctgatgcaGTTGTGTATTTGTACTGACCCTATGGTGTCGTGCTGTACATGCTTGGCATCCAGGCTGGTGTAAAGGTCCACCACAGGCTCAAAGGCTCCCAGCTGACAGTAgacgagcagcagcagcagcttgaaCTGGGCGTTGGAGGGGCTGACAGTCAGACCCTCGTGGAGGACCCCCAAACTCTGCCACACATAGTTGTCATTGCCTGCAACAACAGAGTGTAACACATTTAGAGATGATGTCACTGAGACCGAGAAAAGATCTGGAAGaagagaaataaaaactcacctGTCTCCTTCCATAAGTCAATGTATACATGAGCTGCCATGAGACAATACATATCAGAAAACTGCAGCTCCGTCTTCACAGCGTTCTTCCCTGTGAAACACAGATATCAACCAATCAGAACAAACTACTGTATGGCAGTAACTGTTGACAGGAAAACCTGATTTTGAAATGTATGAAAATCTTCtcaaatgcatcagtgtttaaTTTTAGCCAAGTTACAAGTACTTGGCTCATAAGaatatttaaaatagtttaatGAAAGATAGAGTCTCCTGTACCATAACTACAAcattcctaaccctaacccaacaaTAAACTTATTGCAGCTTTTTGTCCCAAGTGGGAGGTTAAGTCCTTTATTATTAGAGGCATTTAAGTCTAATATGAGTGAGTGAG comes from Pseudochaenichthys georgianus chromosome 12, fPseGeo1.2, whole genome shotgun sequence and encodes:
- the naa25 gene encoding N-alpha-acetyltransferase 25, NatB auxiliary subunit; translated protein: MAARGHVQDPNDRRLRPIYDYLDNGNNKMAIQQADKLLKKHKDLHCAKVLKAIGLQRTGKQDEAFTLAQEVATLEPTDDNSLQALTILYREMHRPELVTKLYEAAVKKVPLSEEYHSHLFMAYARVGEYKKMQQAGMALYKIVPKNPYYFWSVMSLVMQAISAQDEKLSQTMFLPLAERMVEKMVKEEKIEAEAEVQLYFMILERLGKCVEALEVIRGPLGEKLTSELQSRENKCMMLYQRLKRWPECNSLAHKLLLKNPDDWQFYSCYFDSLFYLIDQSWSPPEEGDHCPEGPVHHTVTEVVRFVVDRVKGEDGKVSRSLRGPYLARLELIHRLRERGCPEESLLGEPLELMVQFFGKFGDKPCCITDLKIYLHLLAPDQHVQFINLLSEAVPLGEQGEEGFAFPDDTNAMQRHLCMCQLSRAIGLHHALDVDGKLRLITELKAHYRYGLKFGKNAVKTELQFSDMYCLMAAHVYIDLWKETGNDNYVWQSLGVLHEGLTVSPSNAQFKLLLLLVYCQLGAFEPVVDLYTSLDAKHVQHDTIGFLLTRYAESLGQFAAASQTCNFSLRFFHSNQKDTSEYIIQAYKYGAFEKIPEFIALRNRLNQSLHFAQCRTERMLLDLFLEADIVLSLEESVKAMSLSPEEDDIPWDTMRDNRDLTVFTSWDPKDRMLTEEHRRRSLEEESVWLRLRSLTLRILASLADLGHTPSQQNSEKVNENGVGDKGSILSSLLSQLNQTLQTAAQIAEKPTQYPFLGPPSTRLAAALSTGSCQCQAAALQLSVHLQDLETAGLDESSELQTQICNGFKSLVVQLQEILNKCKGDVLEMKDSKLKTQPSLLENLIFFVETVCIVLWMASHCAKILRPLKTSLQKKKKKKKDTSTALPAVVCGFQVLTGSVQELITQALDYIKNQETEITAIKLSGLSLEGPTEEEVSFAKAAMDKVQSSYLRSLQEVGDLLKKRVETIKNLKI